A section of the Ignavibacteriales bacterium genome encodes:
- a CDS encoding PASTA domain-containing protein, which translates to MKDSFKISKDPNQKYNRRVNFFAIIFCLLFTAVVVKLFVIQIMESEKYKIAAKKQYETKIVLYPSRGLIFDRNMNLLVSNSYRVSLAVDPNMVEDPDKLADILAGKFHKDRKEYLDKITAENTSFIYLERKVDPENVGGLDTLEYPGLIVLNEPTRVYNYGYLGSQVLGFTNNENRGQMGIELSLNDKLAGKDGFMIMQKDGKGNTRPALNYPRKEPVKGNNVVLTIDINIQRIVEEELAKGVKEFQADGGKVVVLSTQTGEILGMSSYPTFDPNNITSADTVGMKNKVLSDIYEPGSTFKLITAAGSLEENLVDVSTIINTQGGGDLTVKDEHGASSMTFQQVLEQSSNVGMMKTARMLGPERIYKYARDFGIGIYTGVELPGENKGLLKRPVDFTGQTLEYMAIGYQVMINEMQLATAYGTIANNGMMMAPYIVKRELGLDGKVVFENKPTQVRQVVSQLTAQKINMLLYGAVQRGTGKVAQIEGVNVSGKTGTAQRLVNGSYSSASHNASFVGFFPSENPVILIAVVIDNPKSGQFYGGHVSAPIFKNIATRIIGYKGLSDYSSTQLINANYEKLNQDEYQFASLTENEMYLPNLVNLREKDAIDILTEKGIQYELVKEVTDMKTTDNTGYEFIVADQFPAANTLINLKAGEKIKIHVIRKKPGEKNLYKVPDVTNQSLRKAINTMVNAGFRVHISGSGKVVGQDPKPESQELYKTEVTLFCENE; encoded by the coding sequence TTGAAGGACAGCTTCAAAATATCAAAAGATCCAAACCAGAAGTACAACAGAAGAGTAAATTTCTTTGCGATCATCTTCTGCCTGCTCTTTACGGCGGTGGTGGTAAAGCTATTCGTGATCCAGATAATGGAATCGGAGAAATACAAGATCGCCGCAAAGAAGCAATACGAAACAAAGATAGTATTGTATCCTTCGAGAGGACTGATATTCGACAGGAACATGAACCTGCTGGTGTCAAACTCTTACAGGGTGTCCCTTGCGGTCGATCCGAACATGGTAGAGGATCCGGATAAGCTGGCTGACATACTAGCGGGGAAATTTCACAAGGACAGGAAAGAATATCTCGATAAGATAACGGCGGAGAACACTTCCTTTATCTATCTCGAAAGGAAAGTAGATCCGGAGAATGTAGGCGGTCTGGACACACTTGAATATCCCGGACTGATAGTTCTCAATGAGCCGACAAGAGTTTACAATTACGGTTATCTCGGTTCTCAGGTACTCGGATTCACGAATAACGAGAACAGGGGACAGATGGGTATCGAGCTGTCGCTCAATGATAAGCTAGCGGGTAAGGACGGATTTATGATAATGCAGAAGGACGGAAAGGGCAACACCCGTCCGGCATTGAACTATCCGCGCAAGGAGCCGGTAAAAGGAAACAACGTAGTTCTCACGATAGACATCAACATACAGAGGATCGTCGAAGAGGAACTGGCAAAGGGTGTAAAGGAATTCCAGGCAGACGGCGGTAAGGTGGTTGTTCTGTCCACGCAAACGGGAGAGATACTCGGAATGAGTTCGTATCCGACATTCGACCCAAACAACATCACCTCAGCCGACACGGTAGGAATGAAGAATAAGGTACTCTCCGATATATATGAGCCGGGGTCAACATTCAAACTAATCACGGCGGCCGGCTCTTTAGAAGAAAATCTTGTGGACGTATCCACGATCATAAATACGCAGGGCGGAGGCGACTTAACGGTTAAGGATGAACACGGAGCGAGCAGTATGACCTTCCAGCAGGTACTGGAGCAGTCGAGCAACGTAGGTATGATGAAAACAGCCAGGATGCTGGGACCGGAAAGAATTTATAAATACGCCAGGGATTTCGGAATCGGTATTTATACCGGTGTCGAATTGCCGGGTGAGAACAAAGGTCTTTTGAAGAGACCGGTGGATTTTACGGGACAGACGCTGGAATACATGGCAATAGGCTACCAGGTAATGATAAACGAGATGCAATTGGCAACAGCATACGGAACGATAGCAAACAACGGGATGATGATGGCTCCTTACATTGTTAAGAGGGAGCTGGGGCTCGACGGAAAGGTAGTATTCGAGAATAAGCCGACACAGGTAAGGCAGGTCGTTTCGCAATTAACAGCGCAGAAAATAAACATGCTATTATACGGCGCGGTACAGAGAGGAACGGGTAAGGTTGCCCAGATAGAAGGCGTGAACGTATCGGGTAAGACGGGAACGGCCCAGAGGCTGGTGAACGGTTCATACTCGAGCGCGTCGCACAACGCTTCATTCGTCGGGTTCTTCCCATCAGAAAACCCGGTGATACTCATTGCCGTGGTAATAGATAACCCAAAATCAGGGCAGTTTTACGGAGGACATGTATCAGCTCCAATATTCAAAAATATCGCAACCAGGATAATCGGTTACAAAGGTTTGTCCGACTATTCAAGCACACAACTGATAAACGCAAACTATGAGAAGCTAAACCAGGACGAATATCAATTTGCATCGCTGACAGAAAACGAGATGTACCTTCCCAACCTGGTAAACCTGAGGGAGAAAGATGCTATAGATATTCTGACCGAGAAGGGAATACAATATGAGCTGGTGAAGGAAGTAACAGACATGAAGACGACCGATAATACCGGTTATGAGTTTATAGTCGCGGACCAGTTCCCGGCGGCGAACACGTTAATAAATCTAAAGGCGGGCGAGAAGATAAAGATACACGTTATCAGGAAGAAGCCCGGAGAAAAAAATCTATATAAAGTACCGGACGTAACCAATCAGAGTTTGAGAAAGGCGATAAACACTATGGTCAACGCGGGATTCAGGGTGCACATAAGCGGAAGCGGTAAGGTGGTTGGGCAGGACCCCAAACCGGAATCCCAGGAGCTGTATAAGACGGAAGTCACGCTTTTTTGCGAGAACGAATAA
- a CDS encoding UDP-N-acetylmuramoyl-L-alanyl-D-glutamate--2,6-diaminopimelate ligase — protein MMKFSELSDKSSLKPVEIRDDFEVKGLAYDSRKVKEGYIFFAIIGYEDDGNKYIKDALANGAGAVITERIEGNEYAGELENGNRKKIHEAQDIRKVMAEMSREFYGNPAERIKVIGVTGTNGKTTITYLMKAVLEKAGSKTGLIGTISYDAGGEKMGSTLTTPDSIEIFGMLREMADNEMKYCVMEVSSIALELKRVYGLDFTAGIFTNLSSEHLDLHSNMENYFNAKKILFDGLRKESFAVSNADDEYGKAILDDTKAKKIFYSIDKESDYRAEDIKLGIDGLEFKAVTKEGEFKMKSGLTGRFNVSNMLAVMATANALRVDMEIIREAVADFRDVDGRFTRIKLPNGAYAVVDYSHTSDSLKNAVEAAREIVEEQGEGRVVTVFGCGGNRDRTKRPVMGKYATSLSDYSIITSDNPRFEEPMAIINEILSGVETEGNFEVDEDREEAIRKAIEYSKKGDLVLICGKGHETYQEVRGVKTHFDDKEMVAKYSNLAK, from the coding sequence ATGATGAAGTTTTCAGAGTTATCTGATAAAAGTTCTTTGAAACCTGTCGAGATCAGGGATGATTTTGAAGTAAAAGGTCTGGCGTACGATTCGAGAAAAGTAAAAGAAGGATACATCTTCTTTGCCATAATAGGATACGAGGATGATGGAAATAAGTACATAAAGGACGCGCTGGCAAACGGCGCAGGGGCTGTGATAACCGAGAGGATAGAGGGCAATGAATACGCGGGGGAACTGGAAAACGGCAATAGAAAGAAGATCCACGAAGCGCAGGACATCAGGAAAGTAATGGCGGAGATGAGCCGGGAGTTTTACGGTAACCCGGCAGAGCGGATAAAAGTTATCGGCGTAACCGGAACAAACGGCAAGACAACGATAACATACCTGATGAAAGCGGTGCTCGAAAAAGCCGGAAGTAAAACGGGATTGATAGGGACGATAAGTTACGATGCAGGCGGTGAAAAAATGGGGTCCACGCTTACGACACCCGACTCGATAGAGATCTTCGGAATGCTGAGGGAGATGGCTGATAACGAGATGAAGTATTGTGTGATGGAGGTTTCGTCGATAGCACTGGAGCTAAAGAGAGTTTACGGGTTGGATTTTACGGCAGGTATATTCACGAACCTGAGCAGTGAGCACCTGGACCTGCATTCGAACATGGAGAATTACTTTAACGCAAAGAAGATATTATTCGACGGGTTAAGAAAAGAGAGTTTCGCGGTCTCGAACGCGGACGATGAATACGGGAAAGCAATACTAGACGACACAAAGGCAAAGAAGATATTTTATTCGATAGATAAAGAGAGTGATTACAGAGCGGAAGACATAAAGCTGGGAATAGACGGACTTGAATTTAAAGCAGTAACAAAAGAGGGAGAGTTTAAAATGAAAAGCGGATTAACAGGACGGTTCAACGTATCGAACATGTTAGCCGTAATGGCGACGGCAAATGCTCTGCGGGTAGATATGGAAATCATCCGTGAGGCAGTTGCCGATTTTCGTGATGTAGACGGCAGATTCACCCGCATAAAGCTTCCAAACGGAGCATATGCAGTGGTGGATTATTCTCATACCTCCGATTCATTAAAGAACGCTGTCGAGGCGGCGAGAGAGATCGTGGAAGAGCAGGGTGAAGGAAGAGTTGTAACGGTATTCGGATGCGGAGGCAACAGGGACAGGACGAAGCGTCCGGTCATGGGAAAATACGCAACGAGTTTATCGGATTATTCCATTATTACCTCCGACAATCCAAGATTCGAAGAACCAATGGCTATAATTAACGAAATACTTTCGGGTGTGGAGACGGAAGGAAATTTTGAAGTGGATGAAGACAGGGAAGAAGCGATAAGGAAAGCGATAGAGTATTCGAAGAAGGGTGACCTGGTACTGATCTGCGGTAAGGGACACGAGACATACCAGGAAGTAAGAGGAGTGAAGACGCATTTCGATGATAAGGAGATGGTAGCGAAATATTCAAATCTTGCAAAATGA